The following proteins are co-located in the Toxotes jaculatrix isolate fToxJac2 chromosome 9, fToxJac2.pri, whole genome shotgun sequence genome:
- the LOC121187219 gene encoding olfactory receptor 52K1-like has translation MEPLRDNFTSHKHFILDGFSKLGGLRPVLFIPFSFMFIVSLSANSLLLYVVISQRSLHSPMYILIAGMACVDLSLPLFFVPNMLLSFLFDWRGISLSGCLVQIYFVHFFGAFQSTFLLWMALDRYFAICTPLYYHEHMALTSFLKFAIPLVIRNVFMITLVVSLAGRLSFCSRNVIDHCFCEHMALVELACGSTALNSLVGLISVFLVPVADFIIITTSYIVIFSSVLSSGKSGSKALHTCVTHIVVIGVSLTIILVAFLSYRIRNGLPAAVRVFFSIMYLLFPSCFNPVIYGIRTTEIRQHIVKTLAFCRLVQTAPHS, from the coding sequence ATGGAGCCGCTGAGGGACAACTTCACCTCGCACAAACATTTCATTCTCGATGGCTTCAGCAAACTCGGAGGGCTGAGACCTGTCCTCTTTATCCCGTTCTCCTTCATGTTCATTGTGTCACTGTCGGCCAACTCCCTGCTCCTGTACGTGGTCATTTCACAGAGAAGCCTCCACTCTCCGATGTACATCCTCATCGCCGGCATGGCGTGCGTGGACCTGAGCCTCCCGCTGTTCTTTGTCcccaacatgctgctgagcttcTTGTTTGACTGGAGGGGAATCTCTCTGAGTGGCTGTCTGGTTCAGATTTACTTTGTTCACTTTTTTGGAGCGTTTCAGTCCACATTTCTCCTGTGGATGGCGCTGGACCGCTACTTCGCCATCTGCACGCCGCTCTACTACCACGAACACATGGCTTTAACAAGTTTTCTCAAGTTTGCGATCCCTCTTGTGATCAGAAATGTGTTCATGATCACACTGGTAGTGTCTTTGGCCGGAAGGTTGTCATTTTGCTCCAGGAATGTGATAGACCACTGTTTCTGCGAGCACATGGCCTTGGTGGAGCTGGCCTGTGGAAGCACTGCTCTCAACAGTCTGGTGGGTTTGATCTCAGTGTTCCTCGTCCCTGTAGctgacttcatcatcatcaccacctctTACATTGTCATATTCAGCTCTGTGCTGAGTTCTGGCAAGTCAGGTAGCAAAGCTCTTCACACCTGTGTCACCCACATCGTGGTCATTGGTGTCAGCCTGACCATCATACTCGTGGCTTTCCTGTCGTATCGGATCAGAAACGGTCTCCCTGCAGCCGTTCGTGTTTTCTTCAGCATCATGTATCTGCTTTTTCCGAGCTGTTTCAACCCGGTCATCTACGGCATCAGAACCACAGAGATACGACAACACATCGTGAAGACACTGGCCTTTTGTCGCTTGGTCCAAACTGCTCCACATTCTTAA
- the LOC121187220 gene encoding olfactory receptor 52K1-like: MEPLRDNVTSHKHFILDGFSKLGGLRPVLFIPFSFMFIVSLSANSLLLYVIISQRSLHSPMYILIAGMACVDLSLPLFFVPNMLLSFLFDWRGISLSGCLVQMYFVHLFGAFQSTFLLWMALDRYFAICTPLYYHERMALTRFLKFVIPPVIRNVFTVSLVVSLAGRLSFCSRNVIDHCFCEHMALVELACGSTALNSLVGLISVFLVPVVDFVIITTSYIVIFSSVLSSGKSGSKALHTCVTHIVVMAVSLTIVLTAFLSYRIRNGLPAAVRVFFSIMYLFFPSCFNPVIYGIRITEIRQHIVKTLAFCRLVQTAPHS, translated from the coding sequence ATGGAGCCGCTGAGGGACAACGTCACCTCGCACAAACATTTCATTCTCGATGGCTTCAGCAAACTCGGAGGGCTGAGACCTGTCCTCTTTATCCCGTTCTCCTTCATGTTCATTGTGTCACTGTCGGCCAACTCCCTGCTCCTGTACGTGATCATTTCACAGAGAAGCCTCCACTCTCCGATGTACATCCTCATCGCCGGCATGGCGTGCGTGGACCTGAGCCTCCCGCTGTTCTTTGTCcccaacatgctgctgagcttcTTGTTTGACTGGAGGGGAATCTCTCTGAGCGGCTGTCTGGTTCAGATGTATTTTGTTCACTTGTTTGGAGCGTTTCAGTCCACATTTCTCCTGTGGATGGCGCTGGACCGCTACTTCGCCATCTGCACGCCGCTCTACTACCACGAACGCATGGCTTTAACAAGATTTTTGAAGTTTGTGATCCCTCCTGTGATCAGAAATGTGTTCACTGTCTCCCTGGTAGTGTCTTTGGCAGGAAGGTTGTCATTTTGCTCCAGGAATGTGATAGACCACTGTTTCTGCGAGCACATGGCCTTGGTGGAGCTGGCCTGTGGAAGCACCGCTCTCAACAGTCTGGTGGGTTTGATCTCAGTGTTCCTCGTCCCTGTGGTGGATTTCGTCATCATCACCACCTCTTACATTGTCATATTCAGCTCTGTGCTGAGTTCTGGCAAGTCAGGTAGCAAAGCTCTTCACACCTGTGTCACCCACATCGTGGTCATGGCCGTCAGCCTGACCATCGTACTCACTGCTTTCCTGTCGTATCGGATCAGAAACGGTCTCCCTGCAGCCGTTCGTGTTTTCTTCAGCATCATGTACCTGTTTTTCCCCAGCTGTTTCAACCCGGTCATCTACGGCATCAGAATCACAGAGATACGACAACACATCGTGAAGACACTGGCCTTTTGTCGCTTGGTCCAAACTGCTCCACATTCTTAA
- the LOC121187221 gene encoding olfactory receptor 52K1-like, whose translation MEPLRENVTSHTQFILDGFSELGGLRPVLFIPFSFMFIVSLSANSLLLYVVISQRSLHSPMYILIAGMACVDLSLPLFFAPNMLLSFLFDWRGISLSGCLVQIFFVHLLGTFQSTLLLWMALDRYFAICTPLYYHECMAIPRFIKFVIPLVIRNVFMITLVVSLAGRLSFCSRNVINHCFCEHMALVELACGSTAINNLVGLLTVFLIPVADFIIITTSYIVIFSSVLSSGKSGSKALHTCVTHIVVMAVSLTIVLTAFLSYRIRNGLPAAVRVFFSIMYLFFPSCFNPVIYGIRTTEIRQHIVKTLAFCRLVQTAPHS comes from the coding sequence ATGGAGCCGCTGAGGGAGAACGTCACCTCGCACACACAATTCATTCTCGATGGCTTCAGTGAACTCGGAGGGCTGAGACCCGTCCTCTTTATCCCGTTCTCCTTCATGTTCATTGTGTCGCTGTCGGCCAACTCCCTGCTCCTGTACGTGGTCATTTCACAGAGAAGCCTCCACTCTCCGATGTACATCCTCATCGCCGGCATGGCGTGCGTGGACCTGAGCCTCCCGCTGTTCTTTGCCcccaacatgctgctgagcttcTTGTTTGACTGGAGGGGAATCTCTCTGAGCGGCTGTCTGgttcagattttctttgttcACTTGTTAGGAACTTTTCAgtccactctgctgctgtggatggcGCTGGACCGCTACTTCGCCATCTGCACGCCGCTCTACTACCATGAGTGCATGGCTATACCAAGATTTATAAAGTTTGTGATCCCTCTTGTGATCAGAAATGTGTTCATGATCACACTGGTAGTGTCTTTGGCAGGAAGGTTGTCATTTTGCTCCAGGAATGTGATAAACCACTGTTTCTGCGAGCACATGGCCTTGGTGGAGCTGGCCTGTGGAAGCACTGCGATCAACAACCTGGTGGGGCTGTTGACTGTGTTCCTCATCCCTGTAGctgacttcatcatcatcaccacctctTACATTGTCATATTCAGCTCTGTGCTGAGTTCTGGCAAGTCAGGTAGCAAAGCTCTCCACACCTGTGTCACCCACATCGTGGTCATGGCCGTCAGCCTGACCATCGTACTCACTGCTTTCCTGTCGTATCGGATCAGAAACGGTCTCCCTGCAGCCGTTCGTGTTTTCTTCAGCATCATGTACCTGTTTTTTCCGAGCTGTTTCAACCCGGTCATCTACGGCATCAGAACCACAGAGATACGACAACACATCGTGAAGACACTGGCCTTTTGTCGGTTGGTCCAAACTGCTCCACATTCTTAA
- the LOC121187096 gene encoding olfactory receptor 52E8-like isoform X2: MEKNSNSDRLRMDNFTSHTHFILNGFSELGGLKPVLFILFFFMFIVSLLANSLLLYVVISQRSLHCPMYILIASMACVDLSLPLSFVPNMLLSFLFDWREISLSGCLIQMHFIHFVGGFLSTFLLWMALDRYFAICKPLYYHECMALPRFLKFVIPLVVRNFLMITAFVSLAGTLSFCASNVINHCFCEHMALVELACGSTAINNLVGLLTAFLIPVADVLFITASYVVIFWSVLKSGKLSVKALDTCITHIVVMSLNLIAALIAFLSYRIRNNLPVDIRVFFSTMYVLLPSCLNPIIYGIRTTEIRKHILRTLTC, encoded by the exons ATGGAGAAAAACAGTAACAGTGATAG gctGAGGATGGACAACTTCACCtcccacacacatttcattctcAACGGCTTCAGTGAACTCGGTGGGCTGAAGCCCGTCCTGTTCATCTTGttctttttcatgttcattGTGTCGCTGTTGGCCAACTCCCTGCTCCTGTATGTGGTCATTTCACAGAGAAGCCTCCACTGTCCAATGTACATCCTCATCGCCAGCATGGCGTGCGTGGACCTGAGCCTCCCACTGTCCTTCGTCcccaacatgctgctgagcttcTTGTTTGACTGGAGGGAAATCTCTCTGAGTGGCTGTCTGATTCAGATGCACTTTATTCACTTTGTTGGAGGTTTTCTGTCAACATTTCTCTTATGGATGGCGCTGGACCGCTACTTTGCCATCTGTAAACCACTTTACTACCATGAATGCATGGCTTTACCAAGATTTCTGAAGTTTGTGATTCCACTTGTGGTCAGAAACTTCCTCATGATCACAGCGTTTGTGAGTTTAGCAGGAACACTGTCATTCTGCGCTTCAAATGTGATAAACCACTGTTTCTGTGAGCACATGGCCTTGGTGGAGCTGGCCTGTGGAAGCACTGCAATCAACAACCTGGTGGGGCTGTTAACTGCATTCCTCATCCCTGTAGCTGACGTCTTGTTCATTACTGCCTCTTATGTGGTGATATTCTGGTCCGTGCTGAAATCTGGCAAATTGAGCGTCAAAGCACTTGATACTTGCATCACCCACATTGTGGTCATGAGCCTCAACCTGATTGCAGCACTCATTGCTTTCCTCTCATATCGGATCAGAAACAATCTTCCTGTCGACATTCGGGTTTTTTTCAGCACCATGTACGTGCTGCTCCCGAGCTGTTTGAACCCGATCATCTATGGCATCAGAACCACGGAGATACGAAAGCACATCCTGAGGACACTGACGTGCTGA
- the LOC121187097 gene encoding olfactory receptor 52K1-like — MDNFTSHTHFILNSFGELGGLRPVLFIPFSIMFIVSLSANSLLLYVVISQRSLHSPMYILIAGMACVDVSLPVFFVPNMLLSFLFDWREISLSGCLIQMHFIHFIGSFLSTFLLWMALDRYFAICKPLYYHECMALPRFLKFVIPLVVRNFLMNTAFVSLAGTLSFCASNVINHCFCEHMALVELACGSTAINNIVGLLTAFLIPVADFLFITASYVVIFWSVLNSGKSSVKALDTCITHIVVMSLNLIAALIAFLSYRIRNNLPVDIRVFFSTMYLLFPSCLNPIIYGIRTTEIRKHVLKTLTC, encoded by the coding sequence ATGGACAACTTCACCtcccacacacatttcattctcAACAGCTTCGGTGAACTCGGTGGGCTGAGGCCCGTCCTGTTCATCCCGTTCTCCATCATGTTCATTGTGTCGCTGTCGGCCAACTCCCTGCTCCTGTACGTGGTCATTTCACAGAGAAGCCTCCACTCTCCGATGTACATCCTCATCGCCGGCATGGCGTGCGTGGACGTGAGCCTCCCAGTGTTCTTTGTCcccaacatgctgctgagcttcTTGTTTGACTGGAGGGAAATCTCTCTGAGTGGCTGTCTGATTCAGATGCACTTTATCCACTTTATTGGAAGTTTTCTGTCCACATTTCTCTTATGGATGGCGCTGGACCGCTACTTCGCCATCTGTAAACCACTTTACTACCATGAATGCATGGCTTTACCAAGATTTCTGAAGTTTGTGATTCCACTTGTGGTCAGAAACTTCCTCATGAACACAGCGTTTGTGAGTCTAGCAGGAACACTGTCATTCTGCGCTTCAAATGTGATAAACCACTGTTTCTGTGAGCACATGGCCTTGGTGGAGCTGGCCTGTGGAAGCACTGCAATCAATAACATAGTGGGGCTGTTAACTGCATTCCTCATCCCTGTAGCTGACTTCTTGTTCATTACTGCCTCTTATGTGGTGATATTCTGGTCGGTGCTAAATTCTGGCAAATCGAGCGTCAAAGCACTTGATACTTGCATCACCCACATTGTGGTCATGAGCCTCAACCTGATTGCAGCACTCATTGCTTTCCTTTCATATCGGATCAGAAACAATCTTCCTGTCGACATTCGGGTTTTTTTCAGCACCATGTACCTGCTGTTTCCGAGCTGTTTGAACCCGATCATCTATGGCATCAGAACCACGGAGATACGAAAGCACGTCCTGAAGACGCTGACGTGCTGA
- the LOC121187096 gene encoding olfactory receptor 52K1-like isoform X1, which yields MEKNSNSDRLRMDNFTSHTHFILNSFSELGGLRPVLFILFTIMFIVSLSANSLLLYVVISQRSLHSPMYILIASMACVDLSLPLSFVPNMLLSFLFDWREVSLSGCLIQMHFIHFVGTFLSTFLLWMALDRYFAICKPLYYHECMALPRFLKFVIPLVVRNFLMVTAFVSLAGTLSFCASDVINHCFCEHMALVELACGSTAINNIVGLLSMFLIPVADFLFVTASYVVIFWSVLKSGKSSVKALDTCITHIVVISLNLIAALIAFLSYRIRNNLPLSIRVFFSTMYLLFPSCLNPIIYGIRTTEIRKHVLKTLTC from the exons ATGGAGAAAAACAGTAACAGTGATAG gctGAGGATGGACAACTTCACCtcccacacacatttcattctcAACAGCTTCAGTGAACTCGGTGGGCTGAGGCCCGTCCTGTTCATCCTGTTCACCATCATGTTCATTGTGTCGCTGTCGGCCAACTCCCTGCTCCTTTACGTGGTCATTTCACAGAGAAGCCTCCACTCTCCGATGTACATCCTCATCGCCAGCATGGCGTGCGTGGACCTGAGCCTCCCACTGTCCTTCGTCcccaacatgctgctgagcttcTTGTTTGACTGGAGGGAAGTCTCTCTGAGTGGCTGTCTGATTCAGATGCACTTCATCCACTTTGTTGGAACTTTTCTTTCCACATTTCTCTTATGGATGGCACTGGACCGCTACTTTGCCATCTGTAAACCACTTTACTACCATGAATGCATGGCTTTACCAAGATTTCTGAAGTTTGTGATTCCACTTGTGGTCAGAAACTTCCTCATGGTCACAGCGTTTGTGAGTCTAGCAGGAACACTGTCATTCTGCGCTTCAGATGTGATAAACCACTGTTTCTGTGAGCACATGGCCTTGGTGGAGCTGGCCTGTGGAAGCACTGCAATCAATAACATAGTGGGGCTGTTGTCTATGTTCCTCATCCCTGTAGCTGACTTCTTGTTCGTTACTGCCTCTTATGTGGTGATATTCTGGTCCGTGCTGAAATCTGGCAAATCGAGTGTCAAAGCACTTGATACTTGCATCACCCACATTGTGGTCATCAGCCTCAACCTGATTGCAGCACTCATTGCTTTCCTTTCATATCGGATCAGAAACAATCTTCCTCTCTCCATTCGGGTTTTTTTCAGCACCATGTACCTGCTGTTTCCGAGCTGTTTGAACCCGATCATCTATGGCATCAGAACCACGGAGATACGAAAGCACGTCCTGAAGACACTGACCTGCTGA
- the LOC121187500 gene encoding olfactory receptor 52K1-like: protein MEKHNDSDRLRMDNFTSHTHFIFGGFSELGGMRPVLLILFTIMFILSPLANSLLLYVVISQRSLYSPMYILIASMACVDVSLPVFFVPNMLLSFLFDWREVSLSGCLIQMHFIHLVGTFQSTFLLWMALDRYFAICKPLYYHECMALRRFLKFVIPLVVRNFLMITAFVSLAGTLSFCTSNVINHCFCEHMALVELACGSTAINSLVGLLSVFLIPVADFLFTSASYVVIFWSVLRSGKSSVKALDTCITHIVVISLNLTVALIAFLSYRIGNNLPLSIRVFFSTMYLLFPSCLNPIIYGIRTTEIRKHILKTLTC, encoded by the exons ATGGAGAAACACAATGACAGTGATAG gctGAGGATGGACAACTTCACCtcccacacacatttcattttcggCGGCTTCAGTGAACTCGGTGGGATGAGGCCTGTCCTTCTAATCCTGTTCACCATCATGTTCATTTTGTCGCCGTTGGCCAACTCCCTGCTCCTGTACGTGGTCATTTCACAGAGAAGCCTCTACTCTCCGATGTACATCCTCATCGCCAGCATGGCGTGCGTGGACGTGAGCCTCCCAGTGTTCTTCGTCCCCAACATGCTCCTGAGCTTCTTGTTTGACTGGAGGGAAGTCTCTCTGAGTGGCTGTCTGATTCAGATGCACTTTATTCACTTGGTTGGAACTTTCCAGTCCACATTTCTCTTATGGATGGCGCTGGACCGCTACTTTGCCATCTGTAAACCACTTTACTACCATGAATGCATGGCTTTACGAAGATTTCTCAAGTTTGTGATTCCACTTGTGGTCAGAAACTTCCTCATGATCACAGCGTTTGTGAGTTTAGCAGGAACACTGTCATTCTGCACTTCAAATGTGATAAACCACTGTTTCTGTGAGCACATGGCCTTGGTGGAGCTGGCCTGTGGAAGCACTGCAATCAACAGCCTAGTGGGGCTGTTGTCTGTGTTCCTCATCCCTGTAGCTGACTTCTTGTTCACTTCTGCCTCTTATGTGGTGATATTCTGGTCTGTGCTGAGGTCTGGCAAATCGAGTGTCAAAGCACTTGATACTTGCATCACCCACATTGTGGTCATCAGCCTCAACCTGACTGTGGCGCTCATTGCTTTCCTCTCATATCGGATTGGAAACAATCTTCCTCTCTCCATTCGGGTTTTTTTCAGCACCATGTACCTGCTGTTTCCGAGCTGTTTGAACCCGATCATCTATGGCATCAGAACCACGGAGATACGAAAGCACATCTTGAAGACACTGACTTGCTGA
- the LOC121187503 gene encoding olfactory receptor 52K1-like, producing MDNFTSHTHFILNGFSELGGLRPVLFIPFSIMFIVSLSVNSLLLYVVISQRSLHSPMYILIASMACVDLSLPMFFVPNMLLSFLFDWREISLSGCLIQMHFIHFVGTFQSTFLLWMALDRYFAICKPLYYHECMALPRFLKFVIPLVVRNFLMITAFVSLAGTLSFCASNVINHCFCEHMALVELACGSTAINNIVGLLTLFLIPVADVLFITASYVVIFWSVLNSGKSSVKALDTCITHIVVMILSLTVALIAFLSYRIRNNLPVAIRVFFSTMYLLFPSCLNPIIYGIRTTEIRKHVLKTLTC from the coding sequence ATGGACAACTTCACCtcccacacacatttcattctcAACGGCTTCAGTGAACTCGGTGGGCTGAGGCCCGTCCTGTTCATCCCGTTCTCCATCATGTTCATTGTGTCGCTGTCAGTCAACTCCCTGCTCCTGTATGTGGTCATTTCACAGAGAAGCCTCCACTCTCCGATGTACATTCTCATCGCCAGCATGGCGTGCGTGGACCTGAGCCTCCCAATGTTTTTCGTCCCCAACATGTTGCTGAGCTTCTTGTTTGACTGGAGGGAAATCTCTCTGAGTGGCTGTCTGATTCAGATGCACTTCATCCACTTTGTTGGAACTTTCCAGTCCACATTTCTCTTATGGATGGCGCTGGACCGCTACTTCGCCATCTGTAAACCACTTTACTACCATGAATGCATGGCTTTACCAAGATTTCTGAAGTTTGTGATTCCACTTGTGGTCAGAAACTTCCTCATGATCACAGCGTTTGTGAGTTTAGCAGGAACACTGTCATTCTGCGCTTCAAATGTGATAAACCACTGTTTCTGTGAGCACATGGCCTTGGTGGAGCTGGCCTGTGGAAGCACTGCAATCAATAACATAGTGGGGCTGTTGACTTTGTTCCTCATCCCTGTAGCTGACGTCTTGTTCATTACTGCCTCTTATGTGGTGATATTCTGGTCCGTGCTGAATTCTGGCAAATCGAGCGTCAAAGCACTTGATACTTGCATCACCCACATTGTGGTCATGATCCTCAGCCTGACTGTGGCACTCATTGCTTTCCTCTCATATCGCATCAGGAACAATCTTCCTGTTGCCATTCGGGTTTTTTTCAGCACCATGTACCTGCTGTTTCCGAGCTGTTTGAACCCGATCATCTATGGCATCAGAACCACAGAGATACGAAAGCACGTCCTGAAGACACTGACCTGCTGA
- the LOC121186994 gene encoding olfactory receptor 52D1-like: protein MMINSTQVSYFTLAAYFDTGLFKYIYLMIVMLLYLLILCANVLLIVVICMNRSLHEPMYLFLCSLFVNELYGSTALFPSLLFQILSDVHTVSASFCFLQIFCVYSYGSVEFLNLAVMSYDRYLAICHPLQYNTRMTSNKVAILIAAIWLPPILVNFFTLPLIVPLQLCGNVINKVYCDNYSVVKLACLDTTVNNIYGLCVSALSVFGPLILILYTYMRILKVCFSGSKQTRQKAVSTCTPHLASLLNFSFGASFEILQSRFNMNAVPNMLRIFLSLYFLTCPPIFNPLMYGLKLSKIRVTCKSLISNQQL from the coding sequence ATGATGATAAACTCCACACAGGTTTCATATTTCACACTCGCTGCCTACTTTGACACGGGGctgtttaaatatatatatctgaTGATTGTTATGTTGTTATATCTTTTAATCCTTTGTGCCAATGTGTTGCTGATTGTGGTCATCTGTATGAACAGAAGCTTACATGAGCCTATgtacctgtttctgtgcagcctgtttgtaaatgaactgtATGGTAGCACAGCATTATTTCCATCCCTCCTGTTTCAGATTCTCTCTGACGTTCACACTGTTTCGGCTTCGTTTTGCTTCCTGcagattttctgtgtttattcatATGGAAGTGTAGAGTTTTTAAACTTAGCCGTCATGTCTTACGACAGATACCTGGCTATCTGTCACCCTCTGCAGTATAACACACGAATGACGTCTAACAAAGTGGCCATCCTCATTGCTGCAATATGGTTGCCGCCAATTCTTGTGAATTTTTTTACTCTGCCTTTGATTGTCCCTTTGCAGCTGTGTGGGAACGTCATCAACAAGGTTTACTGCGACAACTACTCTGTTGTGAAACTGGCCTGTTTGGACACCACAGTCAACAACATCTATGGACTCTGTGTTAGCGCCCTCTCAGTCTTTGGTCCTTTAATTTTAATCCTTTACACCTACATGAGGATCCTcaaagtgtgtttctcaggctccaaacagaccagacagaaagctgtcagTACCTGCACACCTCACCTCGCTTCCCTGCTCAACTTCTCTTTTGGGGCCAGCTTTGAAATATTGCAGAGCAGGTTCAACATGAATGCTGTGCCTAACATGCTGCGCATTTTTTTATCGTTGTACTTTCTTACATGTCCCCCGATCTTCAATCCTTTGATGTATGGACTGAAACTGTCTAAAATCCGAGTCACATGTAAAAGCCTGATATCAAATCAGCAGCTGTAG
- the LOC121187222 gene encoding olfactory receptor 6N1-like: MMMMTNSSQVSYFTLAAYFETGNFKYLFFMIVLFLYIFIVSINILLIVVICVNRSLHEPMYLFLCSLFVNELYGSTGLFPFLLVQILSDVHTVSASFCFLQIYSVHTYGAVEYLNLSIMSYDRYLAICYPLQYNTRMTSKKIGILIAVAWLYPMLACIVVIYLNSVSQLCGNNIYKVYCDGHSIVKLACSDTRVVNIYGLLVSFGTISGTLIFIMFTYMRILKVCFSGSKQTRQKAVSTCTPHLASLLNFSLGASFELIQSRFNMSSLPNMLRIFLSLYWLTCQLLLNPVMYGLNMSKIRLVGKSLMSNVGD, from the coding sequence atgatgatgatgacgaacTCTTCACAGGTCTCATATTTCACACTTGCTGCTTATTTTGAGACTGGAAATTTTAAATACTTATTTTTCATGATTGTcctgtttttatatatttttatagtcAGCATAAACATTTTGCTGATTGTGGTCATCTGTGTGAACAGAAGCTTACATGAGCCTATgtacctgtttctgtgcagcctgtttgtaAATGAACTATATGGTAGCACAGGGCTGTTTCCATTCCTCCTGGTTCAGATTCTCTCTGACGttcacactgtttctgcttCGTTTTGTTTCCTGCAGATTTATTCTGTTCACACATATGGAGCTGTAGAATATCTAAACTTATCCATCATGTCTTACGACAGATACCTGGCTATCTGTTATCCTTTACAGTATAACACACGTATGACGTCTAAGAAGATCGGCATCCTTATTGCTGTAGCATGGTTATATCCTATGCTCGCATGTATTGTTGTAATATACTTGAATTCCGTTTCTCAGCTGTGTGGGAACAACATATACAAAGTGTACTGTGACGGCCACTCTATTGTGAAGCTTGCATGCTCAGATACCCGTGTAGTTAACATATATGGGCTGCTTGTATCTTTTGGCACAATCTCTGGCACTTTAATATTTATCATGTTCACTTACATGAGGATCcttaaagtgtgtttctcaggctccaaacagaccagacagaaagctgtcagTACCTGCACACCTCACCTTGCTTCCCTGCTCAACTTTTCTCTCGGGGCTAGCTTTGAATTAATACAGAGCAGGTTCAACATGAGCAGTTTGCCCAATATGTTACGAATATTTTTATCATTGTACTGGCTCACATGCCAGCTGCTCCTCAACCCTGTGATGTACGGACTGAACATGTCCAAAATCCGTCTCGTAGGTAAAAGTCTGATGTCAAATGTAGGCGATTAA
- the LOC121187224 gene encoding olfactory receptor 142-like produces the protein MMINSTQVSYFTLAAYFDTGLLKYFYFTVIISLYIFIISANVLLIVVICVNRSLHEPMYLFLCSLFVNELYGSTGLFPLLLVQILSDVHTVSASFCFLQIFCVHSYGAVEYLNLSIMSYDRYLAICYPLQYNTRMTFNKIAVLIAVTWLYPCLAMVILLSLTSPLQLCGNIIYKVYCDTHSVVKLGCPNTSSINMYGLIATFSTIFGSLLLILYTYMKILVVCFSGSKQTRQKAVSTCTPHLASLLNFSFGASFEILQSRFNMSSVPNTLRIFLSLYFLTCQPLFNPVMYGLKLSKIRVICKSLISNVDN, from the coding sequence ATGATGATAAACTCCACACAGGTTTCATATTTCACACTCGCTGCCTACTTTGACACTGGGCTTTTAAAATACTTCTATTTCACGGTCATTatatctttatatatttttattattagtgccaatgtgctgctgattgtggtcatctgtgtgaacagaagcttacatgagcctatgtacctgtttctgtgcagcctgtttgtaaatgaactgtATGGTAGCACAGGGCTGTTTCCATTGCTCCTGGTTCAGATTCTCTCTGACGTTCACACTGTTTCGGCTTCGTTTTGTTTCCTGCAGATTTTCTGTGTCCACTCTTATGGAGCTGTAGAATACTTAAACTTATCCATCATGTCTTATGACAGATACCTGGCTATCTGTTACCCTCTCCAATATAACACACGTATGACGTTTAACAAGATTGCTGTACTTATTGCTGTAACGTGGTTATATCCTTGCCTTGCAATGGtgattttgttgtctttgaCTTCACCTTTACAGCTGTGTGGGAACATCATATACAAAGTGTACTGTGATACCCACTCTGTTGTCAAGCTGGGATGTCCTAACACCAGTTCAATTAACATGTATGGACTCATTGCGACTTTTAGCACAATCTTTGGTTCTTTACTTTTAATCCTTTACACTTACATGAAGATTCTTGTAGTTTGTTTCTCAGGCTCcaaacagaccagacagaaagcCGTCAGCACCTGCACACCTCACCTCGCTTCCCTGCTCAACTTCTCTTTCGGGGCCAGCTTTGAAATTTTACAGAGCAGGTTCAACATGAGTAGTGTTCCCAACACGCTGCGaatttttttatcattatattttCTAACATGCCAGCCGCTCTTTAACCCTGTGATGTACGGACTGAAACTGTCCAAAATCCGTGTCATATGTAAGAGTCTGATATCAAATGTAGACAACTGA